The following is a genomic window from Brachionichthys hirsutus isolate HB-005 unplaced genomic scaffold, CSIRO-AGI_Bhir_v1 contig_764, whole genome shotgun sequence.
AGAGAAGGAGCTTTTTCTGTAGTTTCTGGTTTCACCCTTGTCCTCCTTGTTCACTTCCTTCTGTTTTTCCCGTTTTAACGCCTCCATCCTCACCTCTAAGGACATTGATAGTAGCCAGAACCTGCTTACTCAAGTCAACCAGTCTTTCTGCTCTTCATCCCTGTGTAGGTGTCCCTGGACTCAGCTGAAGCCTGGGTGGATGAGTTTACCACAACAGGGACAGATTTCCAAGAAGCTAAAGCTGCTGTGGAGGTGTGACGCAAACAAATGataaattaatttcaaataGACTAGAATCGTAGCTGGTGACGCACACAACCCTTCGGAAATTAACTTGATCCTgtttaaaaaacaggaacaaaccAGTCTCAATTTAGTAATGTGACAAAAAACTGGATCGGTATGCTCTTGTCAGTCTCCTAGAAAAGTAATGCTTGCGAAAGGTCTGGAACAGTATGTTATATGATGTGAGGAGACCATGAATTCATGatgcatttctgtcatgtcaGAGTGATGTGGATTTCtgggagaagctgcagcaggagtgGGAGGAGATGGCTAAAAGGGATGCAGAGAGCCATCCCTGGCTGTCTGACTTTGATAAGCTGCTCAATACCTCCTATGACAAGGTAGCTTTCAGGCTGCTGAGCAGCCTGGCTCACTGCTCCAGGACTTTTCTTTGTTTACTTACAGCTCAACAGACACTGTGTTGATTCCTGATAATGCTGTGATGTGCACGTATGGTATTCTGAGCAGCACGCACATTGTTCTTGCGTCTCAGGGGTATCAGTTTGAAGACGAAAACCCCTACTTATCGCACCCAGACCCGCTGTCGGAGGGGGTGAAGCGGATGGAGGCAGGGGATATCCCAGGTGCGGTGCGGTTCTTTGAAAGTGCTGTACAGAAAGAACCAGACAACCAGCTGGTGAGACTCTTCTGACTTCAGTGATTGTCTGTTTTAatagtaaatgtaaaaacacatttaactgTACGTGCATTTCTACTGATTTAAATTCCAGGCATGGCAGTATCTCGGATCCTGTCAGGCAGAAAATGAGCAAGAATTTGCTGCCATCAGCGCCCTCCGGAGGTGGGACATTAGAATTGCAAAATAATGGTATAAACTCATCACTTCAGAGGCAAAGCAAAGGCAAAATATCATTCGTATACTGTATCTGCGTTTATAAAGCAGTTACGCTATCTATATATtagtcatttgttttctttaaatgtgcagtttttaaatgttttagtacTTATATAACTTATATAGGGGCAGTACGGTGGCGCTtgccccacagcaagaaggtccttggttcgattccacctgcAGCATTGCTGTGCAGAGtgtgtatgttctccctgtgtgtatgtgggttctttccgggttctccgggttcctcccaccactaattCAATTAGGTGTATTGAGCattctaaattgtccataggcaTGACTGTGAGagtgaatgtttgtctgtgtgtgtccctgtgatAAACTGGGGTCTTATCCAGGTTGTACCGCCCACGcggtgtcagctgggataggctctggTGTAAACTCGCGACCTGgatttggataagcggctgaagacgacGCAAAGTCTGATCGTATACTAATATATGTTTAGACAGTACTAATATATTGAAATTGTCATTCATAGTTTAGTAGCTCTTTTACGAACTCCATGCCTGCAGGTGCTTTTCTGCTGCCTGTTTTGAGTAAACatccattaaaatatttttaatagtCTCATAAAAAGCGAACTCAGTGAGTCATGGAAATAGATTTCTTCAGGGTAAAGTGTTTTAACTATAGAAGTCTTTGATGTGCAACAAAACGTTGTATCCAGTGACATTTTATAAACCAGATCCCAGGTCTGAAAGGCACATTGTCTAGACCCGATATCATCCACTGAGGAAGCCGCATCTTGAGCAGATAGAAATACTAAGACCATGTTCCCTGCAGGAGTGCTGCCTCTGCACCCTTTAGGACACTCCTGTCACCTGATTTATATTAAGGGTTTGGCAATAAATAATATCCGTTTATCTTAACAATAACGATATGATgttcttctttcctcttcccaTTGCCACCTCTTTCGTCATTAGATGCGTAGAACTGAAGAATGGCAACCTGACTGCTCTGATGGCGTTAGCCGTCAGTTTCACCAATGAGTCGCTACATCGACAAGCCTGTGAGACTCTTCGCGACTGGCTGAAGCACAATCCAAAATACCGTTCCGTGTGGGAGCAGAATGAGCGAGAGCGCCTGAAGGATGCTGCCACAGAACGGGGCAAGGAAAGAGAGCGGTTCGGCTCGCTGCTGCCAGAGTGAGTGTCCCAAACGCCATGGAGAATGATTTCAGCTTTTAAATGCAGCAAGCAGATTCAGCGTTAGTTAGAAGTTAGTCTAAAACAAATGTGATATTGTGCTTTATTCTGTTTGACCCTGTCTTTGCTTATCCTCTTCAGGTCTTTGTTCACAGACGTCCAGTCCCTGTTCCTGCATGCAGCCAACGCCGACCCCGTGCAGGTGGACCCTCAGCTACAGTGTGGTCTGGGAGTTCTCTTCAACCTCAGCGGGGAGTACGACAAGGCAGTGGACTGCTTCAGCGCTGCTCTGTCTGTCACCCCACAGGTTGGTGTAGAACCTGAGTACTCAAAAGTCTCTTGTCTTCCTGTATATAATGTTTGTGTCTGAGCTTTCACTTGATTTCTTTGGTGCCCATTAGGACTACCTGCTGTGGAATAAGTTGGGTGCCACACTTGCTAATGGAAGCCGCTCGGAGGAAGCAGTGGCCGCCTACAGGAGGgctctggagctgcagccggGTTTCGTCCGCAGTCGCTACAACTTGGGAATCAGCTGTGTCAACCTGGGAGCTCACAGGTGAGGAAGTCACGTTCACCAAAAATGTCGAGATGTTTCTTTCTTAAACTTATGTATTATTCAATTATCCGTTTTAAAGTGTGACTTCACTTCACTATGTTTAATGAATCTGAATAACAAAGAATTTACCATTTACTCTGAGATAGATTTAAGAAACATCTGCTTTatcagaattttttttgttttttgtaattggATTTGATTATTACATATTATATACAAAATTTCTCAAAAGTTGTGTCATTCAAGAGAACAGGAAGGTCTCTCCAAATGTTTGTTTCAGGATCACCAAATGTTACTCCAACTGTTATTTATCTTTCAGGGATCAAAGTcatttgcaaaagaaaatggaattTGCTGCTTTTTCATCTCATTTCAATCTCCCGATCTCTTATTTTATCCTCAGGGAGGCAGTGGAGCACTTTCTCGAGGCTTTATCTTTACAGCGCCAGGCCGCCGGGGACGGGGCGAGAGCCGCAAGGGGTCCTGGAGGTGCTGCAGCCACCTTGATGTCGGACAACATCTGGTCCACCCTGCGCATGGCTCTTAGCATGATGGGAGAGAGCTCTCTGTACAATGCTGCTGACCACCGGGACTTAGACACATTGCTGGCTCACTTCTGCCAAAGAGAGGTGGAAGGTGGGTCTGAATGAGGATTATCCAGGGGGTGGGGACCCATCGAGTGCGAGTGTGCTTCACGGGGAGATAAATGCCTGGGCGACTGAATGAAGCGCAGAGGAATCAGAGCGGCCCCTCCTCCACGGAAATGGAGGGAAGACGCTGTCATTTGTTCACCATCTTGGAGACATTATCTTGTGATCGGGCGAACTTCAATGACTTTTGTTAAACGAAGCCCCGCTGAGGATGCAGCCAGCAGTAACTCGGTCACGTTACTGCATCTCAAATGATTGACAGTCAGTTTTCCTCCTTTTCAATTGATATGCAGACCTTGGaaatttgaagaaaataaatgattacgTATTGATGAGTCGATTCTGTATTCAACAATAAACAGTTAAGTTCATCATGTTTAACGTTGTACTCACTACAGTTATGTAAATTAAAGGTGCAGTATTGCTGTAGCATAGCAGTATAGAGTCCAAACTCCAACTAGGAGCCACTTCTTTTTTGCAAGTATTTAATTTTGTAGCAATCAGATATCAGCCATgattatgaaataaaatccaGCCGAACTGTTACTGTTAtggtaaggtgtgtgtgtgtgtgtgtgtgtgtgtgtgtgtgagagagagagagagagtagttTGGGTTGAGTATTAATCATGAATTGAATGAAAAGGTCATACTGTATTATCATTGAGAATGATTTCTTtgggctcctccccctcatgcTCATATTCATATCGCTCTTGTAAAACGATTTGCTTCATTGTAAATTAATGCTATTTGCCATTTTGTGTACTGTAACATAATTGTTGCACTATAACTGTTTTCAGGCCAGTTAAATGCTGACCTCGATGTTTAATTTCATATTCAGCAATAAAGCTTTGATTCCAAACATGCTTGTGTTGCTGAATACGTAAAAGTAAGTATGGAGTTAACCTAGTTAACAAGTCTTTATAAAGATAGTGTCATTGTAGATGTAGAATctcattttattgtatattGCCAAGTGCATTGGTCTTACTTTGCACACACtgcttacaaaaataaatacatgtatttattcagCACATACAATAAGAAATATGTAGCAGTCGGAGAGAGAACATCTCAGGCTACATTATAACTAACCATCATTACCCTGAATATAACAAGTGTGATGTCAACatgatgatgctgctgaatTTAGATCTTTGGATCTGTATAGTTTAACAAattgtgtttattgccattatgATTTAACTACTAAAGTATGATTTTCTATCATGGCAATATCTGAATATTTCTCATCTAGGTGTAAATTTGCACCTTTCACAGACATGAAATCATcttaaataaatcagaatctGCATTATTTCAGCTGCAAATTGGTGATACTTGTTTCTTCACCTCTGGACATTACTGTTCTAAAGCGCAATATTTCCTCTTCCACGTGTTTATCTTTCTGATCTTTGAATACTGATGATGAATATTGAGCAGTAAAAATCCTCAATAATTCTGTTTGAACGCCTGCCTCCATGTTTTAAGATTTGTTAAGCATAAGGATACTTTTCCATGAATACTGTAGAatttatatgtttgtgttttttgtgtgaatcTTCGGATCACTTGGCCTGGAAGATTCAAATTTCATTTATCTCCTTCGACATGATAAACAACGCTTGCtttatttctgaaattgtaATTTTGTATCGGcatttgtacatgtattttgtACATCCCGGCCACCGTAGGTACCAGTGGAGGAACTTTAACCTAAAATCAGTTGTCCACGCCCAGTTTTGACAACATGGTGCTTTTGGCCAATCAGCACTGAGCTAATGGGAACAACGTTCACGCTGATTGGTCAGTTCAAAAATAACAGCATGCATCCGtgctatttaaatgttttaaattaaacgTTTCTCGTGTTGTTAACTGGGGATACGTGAAAGGAGTATTTCGTCGTCCTCAACTGTGCGCTTCAGGTAATGTTTGTTGTTAATCTGGCACGGTCAAAGACATTACGCTTTCATGCTTGACATCAATGTTTATAgttaataatgttttttagGGCGAAATCAAGAGACGCGCGTAAATGTTCTAATCAGTTCGTGAAGGTTGTGCTAAAGGTAACAATGCTAGTAGGAATGTTATCCTTCCTTGTTTATGAGCATTGCTCTGACAGTAAATAAGTGTTAAAACATTGGCTTTCATGTATTATCTTTTTAATGAGCGGTAAGTTAATTTGTTCTAACAAGTAACACCAAACTGTCGTACAGGCAACAAGTTaaattatgtttatatatttttagtaGTGTGGAAATGTGCCCaagtattttatttgcattaaacTCTCTGAATTCTGCACGTAATTTTTGCAAGTTTTAAAGAGTTTTCGTTTCCAAAACTCTTCTGTTTTAAACCAGACCGCTTTAAATCAGTAGCATGGGGTCCTTTAAGAGCAAGGAGGCAGAGTCTTCACCAGCGATGCCACAGCCAGCCATCAAGAACAATCGAGTGAGCCGCCTGATGGATCCACGCTCTCCTTCGACGGAAGTCGACCGAACACCCATTCAGGTCGGTTACCAGACGTGCTGCGAGCTGCGTGGAATGGTTTAATCGCACGCTACCGGTACTCAATCCAAAAATTATGTTCTTAGGTTAATGGGCTTGTGCCAAAAGCCGTCGCGGATGCAAAAGCCGAATGTCCTGGGGCGTTCACGGACCCCCGCTCGCCCACGTTTGGCGTTACGCGCACCCCTGTCAGAGACATCATAAGAGGTGACTATTTGGTAATGAGTAACTTTCATTTTGGCGTGACTCGTGGAAATGACCCGTAATATTGTTTCCTTCCGTTTATCCTTGCAGCGACGGTTGGCTCCTACGCTCGCCGTCTGGGCTTGCTGTTCCACAATGAGGCAGAAGGCAAAGTCCCTCAAAAAGACTTCAAGGGTGAAGAACTGGCCTCCACCGATTCCCTCCAGCCTCCTCTAAAGCAGTGTTCCCTCGACTCTGAGGCCGAGCAGGCGAATCTTCTGGTCACCCCTGTAATGCCTCCTCTCCAGTCTGTTGCCGACGCAAGCCCCTTTGTGCTTC
Proteins encoded in this region:
- the LOC137915778 gene encoding peroxisomal targeting signal 1 receptor-like yields the protein MAMRELVEAECGGANPLMKLTSHMTKEGGAWQHRSTPTIPPSAIEITTEEELVNEFLQTPPRPPHTFDMGQLLEEMQQIDQQSYRQAPQRAPDVAALALSGDWAAEFISGSGPDSASAPGIINLGDAADADWTREFIDEAADPGRWAEEYLEQSEEKLWLGDLGDKENDWTKEYQSGEELRQAANELVSKVDDPKLKNTEFLRFIRQIGEGSVTVESRTDKQLTDKAQAEEAQSWASNLNQFLVETGGGSLPLEPPEKNKKIETVKAKQAEQWAKVIRQVSLDSAEAWVDEFTTTGTDFQEAKAAVESDVDFWEKLQQEWEEMAKRDAESHPWLSDFDKLLNTSYDKGYQFEDENPYLSHPDPLSEGVKRMEAGDIPGAVRFFESAVQKEPDNQLAWQYLGSCQAENEQEFAAISALRRCVELKNGNLTALMALAVSFTNESLHRQACETLRDWLKHNPKYRSVWEQNERERLKDAATERGKERERFGSLLPESLFTDVQSLFLHAANADPVQVDPQLQCGLGVLFNLSGEYDKAVDCFSAALSVTPQDYLLWNKLGATLANGSRSEEAVAAYRRALELQPGFVRSRYNLGISCVNLGAHREAVEHFLEALSLQRQAAGDGARAARGPGGAAATLMSDNIWSTLRMALSMMGESSLYNAADHRDLDTLLAHFCQREVEGGSE